A genomic segment from Tuwongella immobilis encodes:
- a CDS encoding transthyretin-like family protein — MIRIGIVALLGITMVGCGNSAYVPVSGTITYNGTPLAKAQVIFQPTAASGTDTGGVGSFAMTNDAGQFTLEASTITPTPGAWVGNHTVRIALPPDGASSGEESDAAAPGKGKKAFKQPIPEKYNTQSTLTFSVPAGGTTTADFKLEGPPLPKR; from the coding sequence ATGATTCGCATTGGCATAGTGGCCCTGCTGGGAATCACAATGGTTGGCTGTGGCAACTCCGCGTATGTGCCAGTTTCCGGGACGATCACCTACAATGGCACGCCATTGGCAAAGGCACAGGTGATCTTCCAACCGACAGCCGCCTCCGGAACGGATACCGGCGGGGTCGGCTCCTTCGCCATGACCAACGATGCGGGCCAATTTACCCTGGAAGCATCCACCATTACCCCCACGCCTGGTGCATGGGTCGGCAATCACACCGTCCGCATCGCCTTGCCGCCCGATGGTGCCAGTTCCGGGGAAGAATCCGATGCCGCCGCTCCGGGCAAAGGCAAAAAAGCATTCAAGCAGCCAATCCCCGAGAAATACAACACGCAATCGACGCTGACCTTCAGTGTCCCCGCAGGCGGCACAACCACCGCCGACTTCAAACTGGAAGGCCCCCCCTTGCCCAAGCGATAA